The following are encoded in a window of Panicum virgatum strain AP13 chromosome 5N, P.virgatum_v5, whole genome shotgun sequence genomic DNA:
- the LOC120675570 gene encoding pentatricopeptide repeat-containing protein At1g61870, mitochondrial-like, giving the protein MAAAVRHLLRRRLSTAAAAAPPPTPGSILNPSSPSTPLTSVQKTRLAISLLKSSPPPPPDQILSICRAAALSPEVHIDRVALSLATSKLSSAPDTLRDLASTVLTPRHAPHAIVLFGQAGLLPDAISTFQSSPSTRSLNALILACIISGNHTEAARIFQTFPDAHGVKPNTETFNTIIKSFAESGTIRSFYSVFDEMCKKGVKPNTTTFTNALAGFYKEERFDDVGKVIELMKKHGCGETLQVYNVRVQSLCKLGRSGEAKALLNEMVKKGTKPSWVTYSHLIYGFCKEGDLEEAKRLYKEMGMKGFVGDCSLYYMFIHYLCKGGDFDTALGVYNEIAPKNLVPCFSTMKMLVNGLAGSSKIDEAKGIIEKMKEKFPDRTDGWKEVEEALPQ; this is encoded by the coding sequence atggccgccgccgttcgccacctcctgcgccgccgcctctccacggccgccgccgctgccccgccccCCACCCCGGGCTCTATCCTCAACCCGTCCTCCCCGAGCACCCCCCTCACCTCGGTGCAGAAGACCCGCCTCGCCATCTCTCTCCTCAagtcctccccgccgccccccCCCGACCAGATCCTCTCcatctgccgcgccgccgcgctctccccGGAGGTCCACATCGACCGCGTCGCGCTGTCGCTCGCCACATCGAAGCTCTCCTCCGCCCCAGACACCCTCCGCGACCTCGCCTCCACCGTCCTCACACCGCGCCACGCGCCCCACGCCATCGTGCTCTTCGGCCAGGCCGGCCTACTCCCGGATGCCATCTCCACTTTCCAGTCCTCCCCCTCCACACGCTCCCTCAACGCCCTCATCCTCGCGTGCATCATCTCCGGGAACCACACGGAGGCTGCCCGCATCTTCCAGACATTCCCGGACGCTCATGGAGTGAAGCCCAACACCGAGACCTTCAATACCATCATCAAATCCTTCGCCGAGTCCGGCACCATAAGGTCCTTCTATTCGGTGTTTGATGAAATGTGCAAGAAGGGCGTGAAGCCAAACACCACAACGTTTACCAATGCGCTCGCTGGTTTCTACAAGGAGGAGCGGTTCGATGACGTTGGGAAGGTGATAGAGCTCATGAAGAAGCATGGGTGTGGCGAGACACTTCAAGTGTACAATGTAAGGGTGCAGAGTCTGTGCAAACTCGGTCGGAGTGGTGAGGCGAAGGCATTATTGAATGAGATGGTGAAGAAGGGTACAAAGCCAAGCTGGGTTACTTACAGCCATTTGATTTATGGATTCTGTAAGGAGGGGGATTTGGAAGAAGCAAAGCGGCTGTACAAGGAGATGGGAATGAAGGGGTTTGTTGGGGATTGCAGCttatattatatgttcattCATTACCTATGTAAGGGTGGCGATTTTGATACTGCGCTTGGTGTATACAATGAGATAGCACCTAAGAATTTGGTTCCATGCTTCTCGACCATGAAGATGCTTGTGAATGGGCTTGCTGGGAGCTCAAAGATTGATGAGGCAAAGGGGATCATtgagaagatgaaggagaagTTCCCAGATAGAACTGATGGGTggaaggaggtggaggaggcatTGCCTCAATAG
- the LOC120675013 gene encoding LOW QUALITY PROTEIN: polyphenol oxidase, chloroplastic-like (The sequence of the model RefSeq protein was modified relative to this genomic sequence to represent the inferred CDS: inserted 1 base in 1 codon): protein MASLSQLIAKPVTFSPRSPRTSSGLRPRRATVQRVWCASSRRERSEPDAPKHDRRDVLLGLGALGASASATLMSARRAGADPVATPDISTCGPADLPPGANVLTCCQPPSNALPVDFALPGAAASSPLRXAHSVTADYVAKFSAGIAAMKALPADDPRSFAAQASVHCAYCDGSYSPEGFPGAELQVHNSWLFFPFHRCYLYFFERILGSLIGDPSFAIPFWNWDAPDGMRMPAMYADPSSQLFDPRRDGRHAPPKLIDLDYNGREPRLTDNQQIDHNLRVMYRQMVSLSPTPSLFFGSAYRAGDEPNQGPGPVENIPHGPVHIWCGDPSQPGREDMGNFYSAGNDPLFYAHHANIDRMWSVSKGLDARRHTDLDDPDWLDASFLFYDEDPKLVRIRVRDVLDTGALRYRYQDVPLPWTAARPTVTAAAATRRADSLLTPAAQAAAGAKKAGKFPITLDEAASVAVRRPVAPRRSEAEKASREEVLVIDGIEVGRDVAAKFDVFVNAEDHAAVGSGGRELAGSFVNVPHRHGHGKKGGGIKTTLRLALNEQLEDLKAEDDESVEVTLVPRQGKGKVKVGGVRIELMH from the exons ATGGCCTCGCTGTCCCAGTTGATCGCTAAGCCTGTCACCTTCTCTCCACGCTCTCCGAGAACGAGCTCCGGCCTTCGGCCTCGCCGCGCCACCGTCCAGCGCGTCTGGTGTGCATCGTCGAGACGCGAACGCTCGGAACCAGACGCCCCAAAGCACGACCGCCGCGATGtcctcctcggcctcggcgcgctcggcgccagcgccagcgccaccCTGATGTCCGCGCGCCGTGCCGGCGCCGACCCTGTCGCGACGCCGGACATCTCCACCTGCGGCCCGGCGGACCTCCCGCCGGGCGCCAACGTGCTGACGTGCTGCCAGCCGCCGTCCAACGCTCTGCCGGTGGACTTCGCcctgcccggcgccgccgcgtcctcgccgCTCC ACGCGCACTCGGTCACCGCGGACTACGTCGCCAAGTTCAGCGCCGGGATCGCGGCCATGAAGGCGCTCCCCGCCGACGACCCGCGCAGCTTCGCGGCGCAGGCGAGCGTGCACTGCGCCTACTGCGACGGGTCGTACAGCCCCGAGGGTTTCCCCGGGGCGGAGCTCCAGGTGCACAACTCGTGGCTCTTCTTCCCCTTCCACAGGTGCTACCTCTACTTCTTCGAGCGCATCCTGGGCAGCCTCATCGGCGACCCCAGCTTCGCCATTCCGTTCTGGAACTGGGACGCGCCGGACGGGATGCGCATGCCGGCCATGTACGCCGACCCGTCCTCGCAGCTGTTCGATCCGCGGCGTGACGGCCGGCACGCGCCGCCGAAGCTGATCGATCTCGACTACAACGGGAGGGAGCCGCGGCTCACTGACAACCAGCAGATCGATCACAACCTTCGGGTCATGTACCGTCAG ATGGTATCGCTGAGCCCGACGCCGTCGCTCTTCTTCGGCAGCGCGTaccgcgccggcgacgagccgaACCAGGGGCCGGGGCCGGTGGAGAACATCCCGCACGGCCCGGTGCACATCTGGTGCGGCGACCCGAGCCAGCCGGGGCGCGAGGACATGGGTAACTTCTACTCGGCCGGGAACGACCCGCTCTTCTACGCGCACCACGCCAACATCGACCGCATGTGGTCCGTCTCGAAGGGCCTCGACGCGCGGCGCCACACCGACCTCGACGACCCGGACTGGCTCGACGCCTCCTTCCTCTTCTACGACGAAGACCCCAAGCTCGTGCGCATCCGCGTGCGCGACGTGCTCGACACCGGCGCGCTGCGGTACCGGTACCAGGACGTGCCGCTGCCGTGGACGGCGGCCAGGCCGaccgtgacggcggcggcggcgacgcggagggCGGACTCGCTCCTGACGCCCgcggcgcaggccgccgccggcgccaagaAGGCGGGCAAGTTCCCGATCACGCTGGACGAGGCGGCGAGCGTGGCGGTGAGGAGGCCCGTCGCGCCAAGGAGgagcgaggcggagaaggcgtCAAGGGAGGAGGTGCTCGTCATCGACGGCATCGAGGTGGGCAGGGACGTGGCCGCCAAGTTCGACGTGTTCGTTAACGCCGAGGACCACGCCGCGGTGGGCTCCGGCGGGCGGGAGCTGGCGGGGAGCTTCGTGAACGTGCCGCACCGACACGGGCACGGTAAGAAGGGGGGAGGGATCAAGACCACGCTGCGGCTCGCGCTGAACGAGCAGCTCGAGGACCTCAAGGCCGAGGACGACGAGAGCGTGGAGGTGACCCTCGTGCCGCGGCAAggcaagggcaaggtgaaggtgGGAGGCGTCAGGATTGAGCTCATGCATTGA
- the LOC120676391 gene encoding probable serine/threonine-protein kinase PBL23 isoform X2, with protein sequence MGMLSSAAKRCSNGKKLLRSAGACCGAPSDAARGVRGKEEASTSAPAPSPPSSPDSKKKRWRKRRFWRKKKKKKAKKEGGDMADLVNNVSVKPDVSKNGNATAEETLRGGNQNMPSRALKFKQLSAATDGFSEKNLLGEGGFGRVYKGRLADTKEVIAVKQLDRDGFQGNREFLVEVLMLSLLHHPNLVKLLGYCTDSNQRILVYEYMPKGSLEDHLLDLPPNWKPLPWHTRMQIAVGAAKGIEYLHEVANPPVIYRDLKASNILLDRDFNAKLSDFGLAKLGPMGDQSHVSTRVMGTYGYCAPEYAMTGKLTKMSDIYSFGVVLLELITGRRAIDVDRPSEEQVLVHWAWPMLRDKKRFMRLADPLLGRRYPVKGLYQALAVASLCLQEDAASRPGISDVVAALSFLADQTYYPPEGTDAVEHKGAGESRPKEVSCSPPLAAVVSSETRAGDEMIQR encoded by the exons ATGGGAATGCTCTCGTCGGCGGCGAAAAGATGCAGCAACGGCAAGAAGCTCCTCCGCAGCGCGGGCGCGTGCTGCGGCGCGCCGTCCGACGCTGCGCGTGGTGTCCGCGGCAAGGAAGAGGCGTCGAcgtccgcgccggcgccgtcgccgccttccTCACCGGATAGCAAGAAGAAGAGGTGGAGGAAGCGGAGgttctggaggaagaagaagaagaagaaggcgaagAAGGAGGGCGGCGACATGGCGGATCTCGTGAACAACGTTTCGGTCAAGCCGG ACGTTTCCAAGAACGGGAATGCGACGGCGGAGGAGACCCTACGGGGAGGGAACCAGAACATGCCGAGCCGGGCGTTGAAGTTCAAACAGCTGAGCGCCGCGACCGACGGGTTCAGCGAGAAGAACCTGCTCGGAGAAGGCGGCTTCGGCCGGGTGTACAAAGGCCGGCTCGCGGACACCAAGGAGGTCATCGCCGTGAAGCAGCTGGACAGGGACGGGTTCCAGGGCAACCGCGAGTTCCTGGTGGAGGTGCTGATGCTGAGCCTCCTGCACCACCCCAACCTCGTCAAGCTGCTGGGCTACTGCACCGACTCCAACCAGCGGATCCTGGTCTACGAGTACATGCCCAAGGGGTCGCTGGAGGACCATCTCCTGGACCTGCCCCCGAACTGGAAGCCTCTGCCGTGGCACACGCGGATGCAGATCGCGGTGGGCGCGGCCAAGGGCATCGAGTACCTGCACGAGGTGGCCAACCCGCCGGTGATCTATCGCGACCTCAAGGCGTCCAACATCCTCCTGGACAGGGACTTCAACGCCAAGCTCTCCGACTTCGGGCTCGCCAAGCTGGGGCCCATGGGCGACCAGAGCCACGTCAGCACCCGGGTCATGGGCACGTACGGCTACTGCGCCCCCGAGTACGCCATGACCGGCAAGCTCACCAAGATGTCCGACATCTACAGCTTCGGCGTCGTGCTGCTCGAGCTCatcaccggccgccgcgccatcgACGTCGACAGGCCGTCCGAGGAGCAGGTCCTCGTCCACTGG GCGTGGCCTATGTTGAGGGACAAGAAGAGGTTCATGAGGCTGGCTGATCCGTTGCTGGGCAGGAGGTACCCCGTGAAGGGTCTGTACCAAGCGCTCGCCGTCGCGTCCTTGTGCTTGCAGGAGGACGCGGCCAGCCGGCCGGGGATCAGTGACGTGGTCGCGGCGCTCTCGTTCCTCGCCGACCAGACATACTATCCTCCGGAGGGCACGGACGCCGTCGAGCACAAGGGTGCAGGAGAGAGTAGACCCAAGGAGGTGAGCTGCAGCCCTCCTCTGGCAGCCGTGGTCTCGTCTGAGACAAGGGCAGGCGACGAGATGATCCAGAGGTGA
- the LOC120676391 gene encoding probable serine/threonine-protein kinase PBL7 isoform X1, producing the protein MGMLSSAAKRCSNGKKLLRSAGACCGAPSDAARGVRGKEEASTSAPAPSPPSSPDSKKKRWRKRRFWRKKKKKKAKKEGGDMADLVNNVSVKPGMTIDALDLLFSGCQPHAGTTRCMPVLCAADVSKNGNATAEETLRGGNQNMPSRALKFKQLSAATDGFSEKNLLGEGGFGRVYKGRLADTKEVIAVKQLDRDGFQGNREFLVEVLMLSLLHHPNLVKLLGYCTDSNQRILVYEYMPKGSLEDHLLDLPPNWKPLPWHTRMQIAVGAAKGIEYLHEVANPPVIYRDLKASNILLDRDFNAKLSDFGLAKLGPMGDQSHVSTRVMGTYGYCAPEYAMTGKLTKMSDIYSFGVVLLELITGRRAIDVDRPSEEQVLVHWAWPMLRDKKRFMRLADPLLGRRYPVKGLYQALAVASLCLQEDAASRPGISDVVAALSFLADQTYYPPEGTDAVEHKGAGESRPKEVSCSPPLAAVVSSETRAGDEMIQR; encoded by the exons ATGGGAATGCTCTCGTCGGCGGCGAAAAGATGCAGCAACGGCAAGAAGCTCCTCCGCAGCGCGGGCGCGTGCTGCGGCGCGCCGTCCGACGCTGCGCGTGGTGTCCGCGGCAAGGAAGAGGCGTCGAcgtccgcgccggcgccgtcgccgccttccTCACCGGATAGCAAGAAGAAGAGGTGGAGGAAGCGGAGgttctggaggaagaagaagaagaagaaggcgaagAAGGAGGGCGGCGACATGGCGGATCTCGTGAACAACGTTTCGGTCAAGCCGGGTATGACGATCGATGCTCTCGATCTGCTTTTTTCAGGTTGTCAGCCTCACGCAGGGACGACACGATGCATGCCGGTGCTGTGTGCTGCAGACGTTTCCAAGAACGGGAATGCGACGGCGGAGGAGACCCTACGGGGAGGGAACCAGAACATGCCGAGCCGGGCGTTGAAGTTCAAACAGCTGAGCGCCGCGACCGACGGGTTCAGCGAGAAGAACCTGCTCGGAGAAGGCGGCTTCGGCCGGGTGTACAAAGGCCGGCTCGCGGACACCAAGGAGGTCATCGCCGTGAAGCAGCTGGACAGGGACGGGTTCCAGGGCAACCGCGAGTTCCTGGTGGAGGTGCTGATGCTGAGCCTCCTGCACCACCCCAACCTCGTCAAGCTGCTGGGCTACTGCACCGACTCCAACCAGCGGATCCTGGTCTACGAGTACATGCCCAAGGGGTCGCTGGAGGACCATCTCCTGGACCTGCCCCCGAACTGGAAGCCTCTGCCGTGGCACACGCGGATGCAGATCGCGGTGGGCGCGGCCAAGGGCATCGAGTACCTGCACGAGGTGGCCAACCCGCCGGTGATCTATCGCGACCTCAAGGCGTCCAACATCCTCCTGGACAGGGACTTCAACGCCAAGCTCTCCGACTTCGGGCTCGCCAAGCTGGGGCCCATGGGCGACCAGAGCCACGTCAGCACCCGGGTCATGGGCACGTACGGCTACTGCGCCCCCGAGTACGCCATGACCGGCAAGCTCACCAAGATGTCCGACATCTACAGCTTCGGCGTCGTGCTGCTCGAGCTCatcaccggccgccgcgccatcgACGTCGACAGGCCGTCCGAGGAGCAGGTCCTCGTCCACTGG GCGTGGCCTATGTTGAGGGACAAGAAGAGGTTCATGAGGCTGGCTGATCCGTTGCTGGGCAGGAGGTACCCCGTGAAGGGTCTGTACCAAGCGCTCGCCGTCGCGTCCTTGTGCTTGCAGGAGGACGCGGCCAGCCGGCCGGGGATCAGTGACGTGGTCGCGGCGCTCTCGTTCCTCGCCGACCAGACATACTATCCTCCGGAGGGCACGGACGCCGTCGAGCACAAGGGTGCAGGAGAGAGTAGACCCAAGGAGGTGAGCTGCAGCCCTCCTCTGGCAGCCGTGGTCTCGTCTGAGACAAGGGCAGGCGACGAGATGATCCAGAGGTGA